One Solanum pennellii chromosome 10, SPENNV200 genomic region harbors:
- the LOC107002513 gene encoding aquaporin PIP2-7-like → MSKDVIEEGQAHHHGKDYVDPPPAPLLDFAELTKWSFYRALIAEFIATLLFLYVTVATVIGHKKLNALDQCDGVGILGIAWAFGGMIFVLVYCTAGISGGHINPAVTFGLFLARKVSLIRAVAYMIAQSLGAICGVGFVKAFMKHYYNSEGGGANFVQPGYNKGTALGAEIIGTFVLVYTVFSATDPKRSARDSHVPVLAPLPIGFAVFMVHLATIPITGTGINPARSFGAAVIYGDEKIWDDQWIFWVGPMVGAMAAAIYHQFILRAGAVKALGSFRSNQTN, encoded by the exons ATGTCGAAGGACGTGATTGAAGAAGGACAAGCTCATCATCATGGAAAGGACTACGTTGACCCTCCTCCAGCTCCTCTTCTTGACTTCGCTGAGCTTACCAAATGGTCTTTTTACAGAGCTCTTATAGCTGAATTCATCGCCACCCTTCTCTTCCTCTATGTCACCGTTGCTACTGTTATCGGTCACAAGAAACTCAACGCTCTAGACCAATGTGATGGTGTTGGGATTCTTGGAATTGCGTGGGCTTTTGGTGGAATGATCTTTGTCCTTGTGTACTGTACTGCTGGAATTTCTG gTGGTCATATTAACCCGGCGGTGACATTTGGGTTGTTCTTGGCAAGGAAAGTGTCATTGATAAGAGCAGTTGCTTACATGATTGCACAGTCACTTGGTGCTATTTGTGGTGTTGGTTTCGTTAAGGCATTCATGAAGCATTACTACAACTCAGAAGGTGGAGGTGCTAACTTTGTGCAACCTGGTTACAACAAAGGAACTGCTTTGGGTGCTGAAATTATTGGtacttttgtgcttgtttaCACCGTCTTCTCCGCTACTGACCCTAAAAGAAGCGCTCGTGATTCACACGTCCCT GTATTGGCTCCTCTTCCAATCGGATTTGCTGTTTTCATGGTTCATTTGGCCACCATCCCCATTACTGGAACTGGTATTAACCCAGCAAGAAGCTTTGGAGCTGCAGTTATTTACGGCGATGAAAAAATCTGGGATGACCAA TGGATATTCTGGGTTGGACCAATGGTGGGTGCAATGGCAGCAGCAATTTACCATCAGTTTATATTGAGAGCTGGAGCTGTAAAAGCTTTGGGATCATTCCGCAGCAACCAAACCAACTAA
- the LOC107002731 gene encoding pre-mRNA-splicing factor syf2 — translation MTDDRRVHPDCRNASNPYHECSEYCFKLIAEIKKQMSKAETGVLQANTVDVHRSSVVSSDGGEGAPDERDVVGSHSDADDQADGEDNMGQDAANLTGRKKKLFELRLKMNEARKANQSAMVAEKKKTEAPPESRGMSKQKWIEERKKKIGKLLDANGLDMSKAYMLDTQESAEVKYKKWEKEPAPAGWDVFNQKTLYDAYKKRTKNVAVDVDEYNRMKEADPEFYREASSLQYGKAPKLSDDKIERMVKELKDRDEKRQSFSRRRKFHEEKDIDSINDRNEHFNKKIERAFGKYTLEIKNNLERGTALPD, via the exons ATGACTGACGATAGAAGAGTTCACCCAGATTGTAGGAATGCTTCGAACCCTTATCATGAATGCAGCGAATATTGCTTCAAGTTAATAGCGGAAATAAAGAAGCAAATGAGCAAAGCTGAAACag GTGTATTGCAAGCTAATACTGTTGATGTTCATCGCTCCTCTGTTGTGAGTTCCGATGGGGGTGAAGGTGCACCTGATGAAAGGGATGTTGTTGGAAGTCACAGTGATGCAGATGATCAAGCTGATGGAGAGGATAATATGGGACAAGATGCCGCGAATCTCACAGGGAGGAAGAAGAAGTTATTTGAATTGAGGTTAAAAATG AATGAGGCAAGAAAAGCTAATCAATCTGCAATGGTAgcagagaagaaaaaaacagaaGCTCCACCAGAGTCTAGGGGAATGTCCAAGCAAAAATGGATTGaggagaggaagaagaaaattgGAAAGTTGTTGGATGCCAATGGGTTAGATATGAGCAAGGCATATATGCTAGATACACAAGAGTCTGCAGAGGTTAAGTACAAGAAGTGGGAGAAGGAGCCTGCTCCAGCTGGTTGGGATG TTTTTAATCAGAAGACGCTATACGATGCATACAAGAAGCGGACAAAGAATGTTGCTGTTGATGTAGATGAGTACAATAGAATGAAGGAAGCTGACCCAGAATTTTATCGAGAAGCTTCTAGTCTCCAGTATGGGAAG GCACCAAAATTATCAGACGACAAGATAGAGAGGATGGTgaaggagctcaaggacagggATGAGAAGCGCCAATCATTTAGTCGGAGGAGAAAGTTCCATGAAGAGAAAGACATTGACTCTATTAATGATCGTAACGAGCACTTCAATAAAAAGATTGAACGTGCATTTGGAAAATACACCTTGGAGATCAAGAATAACCTCGAGAGAGGAACTGCATTACCTGATTGA